GGGCCTCGTCGTGACCCATCACCCGGTCCTGCGTACGCGGAACGTCGGCATCTACCGGCTCCACGTGTACGACGAGAAGACGACCGGCATGCACTGGCAGAGCATGAAAGGCGGCCGGGCGCATTACTACGAAGCCGAACGGCGGGGCGAACCCCTGGAGGTCGCCGTCGTCCTGGGCGGCGACCCGGTGACGATGCTGTGCGCCGTCCTGCCGCTTCCCGAAGAGATGGACGAAATCCTGTGGTCCGGCTGGATTCGGGGCCGTCCCGTGCCCCTCGTGCGGGCTCGAACGCTCCGGATGAAGGTCCCCGCCCGGGCCGAATTCGTCCTGGAGGGCCACGTCCCGCCTCAGGAGCGCCGCCTGGAGGGTCCCTTCGGGGACCACTTCGGCCATTATTCGGAGGCTCGGCCCTTTCCGGTCTTTCACGTCCAAGCCGTCACGCGCCGGGAGCGGCCCGTGTATCCCTCGACCGTCGTCGGCAAGCCGCCTCAAGAGGACTGGTACATGGGCGTCGCCGCCGGCGAGATGGTCGGCCCCCTCATCCGGGTCGTCTTTCCGTCCGTGCGACGACTGTGGGCCTACCCCGAGACGGGGTTCCACCACCTCTTGGTCGTTTCGGTCGAAGAACGGCACCCGATGGAGTCCCTGCGGGTCGGCCTCGGCCTCCTTGGCCAAGGCCAGCTTTCCTTGACCAAGTGTCTGATCCTCGTCCCGCCGGACGTCGACCCGGCCGACTGGTCGGCCGTCCTGGCGACCCTCTGGGACCGCTTCGACCCGGCTCGCCACCTCACGGTCCTGCCGACGGCCCCGGCCGATACGCTGGACTTCACGACGCCGACCCTGCACGCCGGCAGTAAGGTCATCCTGAACGCTACGGACCGGGTCCTTCGGGCCCGACCCTGGCCGACCGACCCCGTCCCGCCGTCGGAACTCCCCTGGGGCGTCCGGGCGACCCGGGTATGGCCGGGCGGCCACTTGATTCTCCAGGTCCACGGCCTCGTCGACGTCCGACGGCTTCTGACCGAGACGCTGAGCCATCCGAAGGTCCGCCCCTTCCTGTGGGTGTGGGTCGTCAGCCCCGACGTCCCCCTGGACGACCCGACGCGCCTGATGTGGGGTATCTTCACCCGGTTTGACCCGGCCCGAGACTGGCTGTGTCCCCAAACCGAGTGGTCCGGCCTCCGGCCTCTCTATTCGGCGCCCATCGGCGTGGACGCTACCTGGAAGGTCTTCTATCCGGCGCCTTTAGAGATGCCGATCGACATCGTCGAAAAGGCCCGCCAGCGGGTGCGCCAGTGGGGCCTCCTGAAGGACGAATAGCGGGTGGCGAGTGGTGAATGGCGAGTAGCGAGTAGCGAGTGGCGAGTAGCGAGTGGCGAGTGGTCAGGCGTCGGGGGTCGTTCCCGGACGCGTCCCGCCGTCTCGCCTTCACGTCGTCACGTCGGAATGGCGACCCCGCTCGGGCGAGCGGGGCTGGGGATATATGGCATGGGGGTCGGCCGATGAGAGGACGCCGTCTCCCGTGGACGATGGGGGGCTTTTTCGTCGCCGCCTTGGGCCTGAGCGGCTGTGGGCCGACGGCGGCCCATCGCCAGGTCCTGGACTTGCCCTTTTATGCTCAACAGCAGGACCGGGACTGCGGGGTCACGTCCCTTCGAATCCTCCTGACATACTACGGTTTCGAGTCCGCTCGGACCGCTTTGGAGACGCTCACGGCGCCCCAGGGCCTCATGCCCCTGGAGGTCGAAGGATTCCTGCGGGCGCACGGCGTCGCCTACCGGGTGCTCCCGGGCACGGCGGCGGACCTGACGGCCGCCGTGCGGGCCGGTCGGCCGGTCCTGCTCCTGCTGAATCTGTCCCGGGGCCCCTACCGGCGGTTCCACTACGTGGTCGTCGTCGGGGTAGAAACCGAGGACGACGGGTCGGCCCGGGCCTTCTTCATCCACGACGGCCGCACGCCGGCCCGCCGGGTCTCGGCGGCGTGGCTGACGGACCGCTGGACCCGGGCTCACGGATGGGCCATCGTGATGGGAGATTAGAACCAGTCTCAAATCCGACGGGACCGGGATCGGACCCTCGGTATCCGACCCCAGACCATGGACCACAGACCACAGACCATAGACCATGGACCATGGACCCCTGGACCCAAGCCGGTCTATGGTCCATGGTCCATGGTCCATGGTCTATGGTCCGTGGTCTATAGCCGGATTTAGGCGATCCGGCCGTCCGGGAGTTCGGGAATGCGGGAATTCGACAGTTGGGCAGGTCGGCAGGTCGGCAATTCGGGAGTTCGGGAATCCGGCAGTTGGGCAGTTCGGCAGTCGGGTCTGTTTCAAAACGCACCGCCGAGGCGCAGAGGCCGAGGGTGTTTCTTCGATTTTTCTCGGCACTCTCGGCGTCTCAGCCGTGGAATGGAGGTTTGGAAATACGCTATCGGGAGGCCCACCGGGGCGGGGATGCGGCCTGGAGGCCGGTGCCGGCGGT
Above is a genomic segment from bacterium HR11 containing:
- a CDS encoding 4-hydroxybenzoate decarboxylase subunit C; protein product: MKPGRGVPGWPFADLGTFLRFLEQRGHLVRIRDPVDPYLEVSAIAQEVVRREGPALLFESVRGSRFPLVINLFGSMERIVWALGREPSAIAEEFLRWLDLVRRPPSFRSLWDLFRLGLRLGRGFPRTVRRAPVQAVVETPNLRDLPVITCWPYDGGPFITMGLVVTHHPVLRTRNVGIYRLHVYDEKTTGMHWQSMKGGRAHYYEAERRGEPLEVAVVLGGDPVTMLCAVLPLPEEMDEILWSGWIRGRPVPLVRARTLRMKVPARAEFVLEGHVPPQERRLEGPFGDHFGHYSEARPFPVFHVQAVTRRERPVYPSTVVGKPPQEDWYMGVAAGEMVGPLIRVVFPSVRRLWAYPETGFHHLLVVSVEERHPMESLRVGLGLLGQGQLSLTKCLILVPPDVDPADWSAVLATLWDRFDPARHLTVLPTAPADTLDFTTPTLHAGSKVILNATDRVLRARPWPTDPVPPSELPWGVRATRVWPGGHLILQVHGLVDVRRLLTETLSHPKVRPFLWVWVVSPDVPLDDPTRLMWGIFTRFDPARDWLCPQTEWSGLRPLYSAPIGVDATWKVFYPAPLEMPIDIVEKARQRVRQWGLLKDE